From Cytophagales bacterium, the proteins below share one genomic window:
- a CDS encoding FtsX-like permease family protein, with translation MKQPRPPRIFDRFFCWFCRKEELEIMRGDLYELYEDRLEDKGRFRANLMFCLEVLDLCRPFVLKRRPETQTTIMFKTFFKITYRNFIRQKVYSLLNVSGLAIGLTCFMLIFLYIQDELSYDKMHSNSDRIYRVLEHFESEGVGEHSASQPFPVGPTLKNDFPRQVEEVVRLFNFQSPTLALANKEADKAFNESKIFFADSSFLKVFDYELLEGDRATALDEPNSVLITPTMARKYFGNEDPIGQLLEFQGQQNLQVTGVLEDSPLNAHFQYDFIVSFSSLRFWYGGNYPGTWYWNPCWTYILLEENTTPDQLASQFPDFVEKYFPDFIKEDVTLELQPLKSIHLHSRLDYEIQANSDAKNIYIFGAIAIFVLIIAAINFINLSTARATKRAKEVGVRKSLGSAKGQLITQFVFESVVMTFLAVFIAAGVVAFLLPVFNVLVEKAIAMDALLQIRFVIGAVVLALTVGLLSGFYPAFVLSSFRPVAVLKGGLVRTQGMGFRKILVTAQFAISIFLIAGTFIGIQQFNLLQDQETGFDQEHVIMVPVIRSPMGQHYETFRNSALQSPHISSMTGVEEIIGAKHQVGNYRFEGMERSKPFPRFFVLPDYTETMDIELVAGRDYSRAYVTDDSLGLVVNESMVQAMGWGTPEEAINKRFYYRNELRGKVVGVVKDYNFVSKHHPIAPLVLDLNRRPGAFNLFIKYLAVKVDGRNLQTALTDLESSWRASLPNRPFDFFFLEDRLNDSYKAEQKLSKITIIFSVLAILVACLGLFGLATFSIERRTKEIGLRKVLGIKTGQIMVLLSKEFVILILVAFVVSIPTSYYFLERWLEGFAYRISIEAWPFLAAGGLTFLVAMVTILYHALKASLINPVESLRYE, from the coding sequence ATGAAGCAACCCAGACCACCGAGGATTTTCGATCGGTTCTTTTGCTGGTTTTGTCGCAAGGAAGAACTGGAGATCATGCGCGGTGATCTGTACGAGCTCTATGAAGATCGCCTGGAAGATAAAGGTCGCTTCCGAGCCAATCTGATGTTTTGCCTGGAAGTGCTCGACTTGTGTCGCCCTTTTGTACTGAAACGAAGACCAGAAACTCAAACTACGATCATGTTCAAAACTTTTTTCAAGATCACCTACCGGAACTTTATCCGGCAGAAGGTCTATTCATTGCTTAATGTCAGTGGACTGGCGATTGGATTGACTTGTTTCATGCTCATCTTCCTGTACATCCAGGACGAGTTGAGCTACGACAAAATGCACAGCAATTCGGATCGTATTTATCGCGTGTTAGAGCATTTTGAAAGTGAAGGCGTAGGGGAGCATTCTGCTTCACAGCCCTTTCCCGTTGGGCCTACCTTGAAGAATGATTTCCCCAGACAGGTAGAGGAGGTCGTTCGACTGTTCAATTTTCAGTCACCAACGTTGGCCCTGGCCAATAAGGAAGCTGACAAGGCATTCAATGAGTCGAAGATCTTCTTTGCGGATTCCAGTTTCCTGAAAGTATTCGATTATGAACTGTTGGAAGGGGATCGTGCCACGGCGTTGGATGAGCCTAATAGTGTGCTGATCACGCCCACCATGGCAAGGAAGTATTTTGGAAATGAAGACCCCATCGGACAATTACTGGAATTTCAAGGACAACAGAACTTACAAGTAACTGGAGTTTTGGAAGACTCGCCATTAAATGCTCACTTTCAATATGATTTCATTGTTTCTTTCTCCAGTCTCCGTTTCTGGTATGGAGGAAATTATCCTGGAACATGGTACTGGAATCCCTGCTGGACTTACATTTTACTAGAAGAAAACACCACGCCAGACCAACTTGCGTCACAATTTCCGGATTTCGTTGAAAAGTACTTTCCGGACTTCATCAAAGAGGATGTGACATTGGAACTGCAACCTTTGAAAAGTATCCATTTGCATTCCCGGCTGGACTATGAGATCCAGGCCAATAGCGATGCTAAAAACATTTACATTTTTGGAGCCATTGCCATTTTCGTACTCATCATTGCTGCGATCAATTTCATCAATCTCAGTACCGCACGAGCAACAAAAAGGGCTAAAGAAGTGGGAGTGAGGAAGTCACTCGGTAGTGCCAAAGGCCAATTGATCACGCAATTTGTTTTTGAGTCAGTGGTCATGACTTTTTTGGCAGTATTTATTGCTGCTGGAGTAGTGGCCTTTTTGTTACCTGTTTTCAATGTCTTGGTAGAAAAAGCGATTGCCATGGATGCTCTCTTACAGATCAGATTTGTGATCGGAGCGGTGGTATTGGCATTGACTGTTGGGCTGCTTTCTGGGTTCTATCCTGCCTTTGTCTTGTCTTCGTTCCGGCCGGTTGCCGTATTGAAAGGTGGTTTGGTACGAACGCAAGGCATGGGTTTTCGGAAAATTCTGGTTACAGCTCAATTTGCTATTTCAATTTTTCTAATTGCTGGAACTTTCATCGGTATTCAACAATTCAACTTGCTGCAAGATCAGGAAACGGGCTTTGATCAGGAGCATGTGATCATGGTTCCTGTGATTCGCTCACCCATGGGACAACACTATGAAACGTTCCGCAATTCCGCGTTACAAAGCCCTCATATTTCCTCAATGACCGGAGTAGAAGAGATCATCGGCGCCAAACATCAGGTAGGGAATTATCGATTTGAGGGTATGGAACGATCCAAACCTTTCCCAAGGTTCTTTGTGTTGCCAGACTACACCGAAACAATGGACATAGAGCTGGTGGCTGGACGAGACTATTCAAGAGCTTATGTTACAGATGATTCACTAGGACTAGTGGTCAATGAATCGATGGTACAAGCCATGGGTTGGGGGACGCCTGAAGAGGCCATCAACAAACGATTTTACTATCGCAATGAATTGCGCGGCAAGGTGGTAGGAGTGGTCAAGGATTACAATTTTGTTTCCAAACACCATCCGATTGCACCTTTGGTATTGGATCTCAATCGCCGACCGGGAGCTTTTAATCTATTCATCAAATACCTGGCGGTAAAAGTAGATGGTAGGAACTTACAAACGGCCCTTACCGATCTGGAATCCTCTTGGCGTGCGTCCTTGCCAAACCGACCTTTTGACTTCTTCTTTTTGGAAGACCGTCTGAATGACTCTTATAAAGCGGAGCAGAAGCTCAGTAAGATCACCATCATCTTTTCAGTGTTGGCAATTCTAGTGGCATGTTTAGGCTTGTTTGGCCTAGCTACATTCAGTATCGAAAGACGTACCAAAGAGATTGGCTTGCGCAAAGTGTTAGGGATCAAAACAGGCCAAATCATGGTGCTGCTTTCTAAGGAATTTGTCATACTTATCCTGGTAGCTTTTGTCGTCAGCATACCTACGTCATATTACTTTTTGGAAAGATGGCTGGAAGGGTTTGCTTATCGAATCAGCATCGAAGCATGGCCATTCCTGGCTGCAGGTGGGTTGACGTTTTTGGTGGCCATGGTCACGATTTTGTATCATGCCTTGAAAGCATCGTTGATCAATCCAGTGGAATCATTGCGATATGAATGA
- a CDS encoding ArsR family transcriptional regulator has protein sequence MSLTYEEGREKFIQAWGNLGSSWGINKAMAQIQALLLVSTEPLSTEDIMEELQMSRGNVNMNIRALEDWGIVSKAYKPGERKAYFVTEKDIMKLALQVTKERRRREIEPILDVLTELKEVKEGDKEQVAEFQKVTKDISDFAGKVDGMLEKFVKSGKSWFYKLLMKL, from the coding sequence ATGAGTCTTACATACGAAGAGGGGAGAGAAAAATTCATTCAAGCCTGGGGAAACCTGGGGTCCAGTTGGGGCATTAATAAAGCCATGGCTCAAATTCAGGCGCTTTTGTTGGTGTCTACGGAGCCACTGTCTACAGAGGACATCATGGAAGAATTGCAAATGTCCCGTGGGAACGTCAACATGAACATTCGGGCATTGGAAGATTGGGGCATCGTATCCAAAGCCTATAAACCAGGGGAGAGAAAGGCCTATTTTGTAACGGAGAAAGACATCATGAAACTTGCCTTACAAGTAACTAAAGAAAGAAGGAGGCGTGAGATAGAACCCATTTTAGATGTTTTGACAGAGCTGAAGGAAGTAAAAGAAGGAGATAAGGAGCAAGTAGCAGAATTTCAGAAAGTAACAAAGGATATTTCTGACTTTGCAGGCAAAGTAGATGGGATGTTAGAGAAGTTTGTTAAATCTGGGAAAAGCTGGTTCTATAAGCTCCTGATGAAACTCTAA
- a CDS encoding class I SAM-dependent methyltransferase, whose amino-acid sequence MAINSCLLFGPYLAQSNDATKDHDPLIDYYEKAGPDYEEWSPNFNMHFGYYQKGMNPFNREQMLQNMNDVVLKLLKIDPTSSATLVDMGCGLGATMRYATSTYPDLTCKGVTLVPWQKQQADQLNTMSSKFRNIEILIEDYKKTSIPANSVDHVIAIESGCYAEEVNKAPLLREIHRILKPGGSFVMADGFLRTNKPLKGILRLAYRQLCRSWALSELGVVGEINKELEVLNFKDIEMQDISWRVAPSVAHVPFTVIQFLMKQMLFSKVPMTKERWDNLKSPLLTMVLGLHQSQFGYYLISGVKNQDIFF is encoded by the coding sequence ATGGCGATCAACAGTTGTTTATTATTCGGTCCGTATCTCGCACAAAGCAATGATGCGACCAAGGATCATGATCCGCTCATCGATTATTATGAAAAGGCAGGCCCAGATTATGAGGAATGGAGTCCCAATTTCAATATGCATTTCGGGTATTATCAAAAAGGAATGAACCCCTTTAACAGAGAACAGATGCTCCAGAATATGAATGACGTGGTTTTGAAGCTGCTAAAAATCGATCCAACCAGTAGCGCTACTTTGGTAGATATGGGTTGTGGGTTAGGGGCTACGATGAGATATGCTACTAGTACATATCCAGATCTCACTTGTAAAGGTGTGACGCTCGTTCCATGGCAGAAACAACAAGCCGATCAATTGAACACCATGTCTAGTAAGTTCCGAAACATCGAAATACTAATTGAAGATTACAAGAAGACAAGTATTCCCGCCAATTCGGTAGATCATGTTATTGCGATAGAAAGCGGGTGTTATGCAGAAGAAGTCAACAAAGCGCCGTTGTTGCGAGAGATCCATCGCATACTAAAGCCGGGAGGATCCTTTGTAATGGCAGATGGCTTCTTGCGAACCAATAAGCCTTTGAAAGGAATTTTACGGTTAGCCTACCGACAGTTGTGCCGATCCTGGGCACTGAGCGAATTGGGTGTAGTGGGGGAAATAAACAAAGAACTTGAAGTATTGAATTTCAAAGACATTGAGATGCAGGATATCTCATGGCGAGTTGCTCCGTCAGTGGCTCACGTGCCTTTCACGGTCATACAATTTTTGATGAAGCAAATGCTGTTTTCAAAGGTTCCAATGACGAAGGAAAGATGGGATAACCTTAAGTCACCACTGCTGACCATGGTATTGGGTTTACATCAATCTCAGTTCGGCTATTATCTGATCAGTGGAGTGAAAAACCAGGACATATTTTTTTGA